A window of Hevea brasiliensis isolate MT/VB/25A 57/8 chromosome 14, ASM3005281v1, whole genome shotgun sequence contains these coding sequences:
- the LOC110643698 gene encoding 60S ribosomal protein L31, which yields MADRAGKGRKEDVVTREYTINLHKRLHRCTFKKKAPKAIKEIRKFAQKAMGTTDVRVDVKLNKHVWSRGIRSVPRRVRVRIARKRNDEEDAKEEFYSLVTVTEVPPEGFKDLGTKVIDEED from the exons ATGGCGGATAGAGCAGGCAAAGGAAGAAAAGAGGACGTTGTTACTAGAGAGTACACCATTAACCTTCATAAACGCTTGCATCGATG CACTTTCAAGAAGAAGGCTCCTAAGGCTATAAAGGAAATCAGAAAGTTCGCTCAGAAGGCCATGGGGACAACTGATGTTAGAGTGGATGTCAAGCTAAACAAGCATGTGTGGAGCCGTGGAATCAGGAGCGTGCCAAGGAGAGTTCGTGTTAGAATTGCAAGGAAGAGAAATGATGAAGAGGACGCAAAGGAGGAGTTTTACTCACTTGTCACTGTTACTGAGGTTCCTCCAGAGGGATTCAAGGATCTGGGCACCAAGGTCATCGACGAAGAGGACTAA
- the LOC110643681 gene encoding protein gamma response 1, giving the protein MKIFRTRQRHDTRRIEIETNRFHLFSEHFIPANSIASEMEGGLQYFPKPVCPAENDDDLKYVSKLSTILVATIQEAKDRISQIEYIFCSQLYSNFQMKTKSLQKLYLEAKKEAEDSWKEKEKNLQLQNERLLLEKQELLEENRCLKLEKEKSLGELDDKTDSLVLKERILQVRIDELEQEVRKKSKEVDEGMELHNKLLQLVQTKSTMILEKGKQLNEYKEKNNGLLDKVKSLEKKVEVLEDELKRKALKIAEKEEMEADLLKRINSLISLISDNHELLTKHEKEKKELVEKLEWLEKDVSELQKKLKKKTEELEEGRVSQAQLLQQIDADKLEILKQKQQLEESENDKKLLLEKVNVFEEKINELKENLSSCSKVDEGKDSYEKLLQQIELKETQLLAEKKKTKNVFDAYKRLKSQYKFLCAKAGLTEENMLPQIKLEDESASLMHQQNPTTSPDFVSRHPDTATAACEIKKVKIENDASDLLEEDKVVKSIPMPSFHSPTSGYIAPKCIPAAKSAPVVGTKRPASRWVGTRSRQNRDGPDPHDDFLDTPLENLRRTLNKTMKDDHDLQIPVQKDMHSDSSDDETQDMNVDPGPEKQQMPLPMAGQKGFKYVEPVRKKAERDNLKGVECKQCKKFYDAVLPNGGKDADGNIQNFRCEHHDGVSRHRYKYVPPLTPEGFWNIGFESEM; this is encoded by the exons atgaaaattttcagaaCCCGCCAACGCCACGACACACGAAGAATCGAGATAGAGACAAACAGATTTCATCTCTTCTCTGAACATTTCATTCCGGCAAATTCAATTGCCTCAG AAATGGAGGGGGGGCTTCAATACTTTCCGAAACCAGTGTGTCCAGCGGAGAATGATGATGATTTAAAGTATGTGTCTAAGCTTAGCACTATACTGGTTGCAACAATTCAGGAAGCAAAGGACAGGATTTCTCAGATAGAGTATATATTTTGCAGTCAGCTCTACTCTAATTTCCAAATGAAAACTAAGAGCTTGCAGAAACTTTATTTGGAGGCTAAAAAGGAAGCGGAAGATTCATGGAAAGAGAAGGAGAAAAATCTTCAGCTCCAGAATGAAAGACTTCTACTTGAAAAGCAAGAATTGCTTGAAGAAAACCGGTGTCTGAAGCTTGAGAAGGAAAAGTCTTTAGGGGAGTTGGATGACAAGACAGACTCACTAGTTCTCAAAGAAAGAATTCTACAAGTTAGAATTGATGAACTAGAACAGGAGGTTAGGAAGAAGTCCAAGGAAGTTGATGAGGGAATGGAATTGCATAATAAATTACTTCAATTGGTCCAAACGAAATCAACTATGATATTGGAGAAGGGAAAACAACTGAATGAGTATAAAGAAAAGAATAATGGGTTGCTTGACAAAGTGAAGAGCTTAGAGAAAAAGGTTGAAGTGCTTGAAGATGAGCTTAAACGAAAGGCTTTAAAGATAGCGGAAAAGGAAGAGATGGAGGCAGACTTACTCAAAAGAATCAACTCCCTAATATCACTTATATCAGATAATCATGAGTTGTTGActaagcatgaaaaagagaagaaagaacTTGTGGAAAAATTGGAATGGTTGGAGAAGGATGTTAGTGAACTCCAAAAGAAGCTCAAGAAAAAGACAGAAGAACTTGAAGAGGGAAGAGTGTCACAGGCACAACTGCTTCAACAGATTGATGCGGATAAATTGGAAATCTTGAAGCAAAAACAACAGTTGGAGGAGTCTGAGAACGATAAAAAACTGCTTCTGGAGAAAGTAAATGTTTTTGAGGAGAAGATCAATGAGCTCAAGGAAAATCTCAGTAGTTGCAGCAAGGTTGATGAAGGAAAGGATTCATATGAAAAGCTGCTTCAGCAAATTGAATTGAAAGAGACTCAGTTGCTGGCTGAGAAGAAGAAGACAAAGAATGTCTTTGATGCCTACAAAAGGTTGAAGTCTCAGTACAAATTTCTATGCGCGAAGGCTGGCCTTACTGAGGAGAATATGCTTCCTCAAATCAAATTAGAAGATGAAAGTGCCTCACTAATGCATCAACAAAATCCAACAACTTCACCTG ATTTTGTGAGCAGACATCCAGATACTGCTACAGCTGCTTGTGAGatcaagaaagtgaagattgaaaATGACGCCAGTGATCTGTTGGAGGAAGATAAAGTAGTCAAATCAATTCCGATGCCAAGCTTCCATTCTCCTACTTCCGGTTATATTGCACCAAAATGCATTCCTGCTGCAAAATCTGCTCCTGTTGTTGGTACAAAGCGGCCTGCATCTCGTTGGGTAGGTACTAGGTCTCGTCAAAACAGAGATGGGCCTGACCCTCATGATGATTTCCTTGATACCCCCCTTGAGAACCTTAGAAGGACCTTGAATAAAACCATGAAGGATGATCATGATCTTCAAATCCCAGTTCAGAAAGATATGCACTCTGATAGTTCAGATGATGAAACGCAGGATATGAATGTTGATCCTGGCCCAGAAAAGCAGCAGATGCCACTTCCAATGGCTGGCCAAAAAGGGTTCAAGTATGTTGAACCTGTTAGAAAGAAAGCTGAGCGGGATAATTTGAAAGGAGTTGAATGCAAGCAGTGCAAGAAATTCTATGATGCAGTTCTTCCTAATGGAGGAAAGGATGCTGACGGTAATATACAAAATTTCCGCTGTGAGCATCATGATGGTGTTTCCAGGCATAGGTATAAGTACGTTCCCCCTTTGACTCCTGAAGGATTTTGGAATATTGGATTTGAATCTGAAATGTGA